From one Candidatus Binatia bacterium genomic stretch:
- a CDS encoding CoA transferase, which translates to MAHTTHPPLASVRVIESSLLGPGAITTHLADLGAEVIKVESPSGDYVRDMTWPIINGVSLFHLHISRGK; encoded by the coding sequence ATGGCCCACACCACGCATCCACCACTGGCAAGCGTTCGCGTGATCGAGAGTTCCCTGCTCGGCCCGGGAGCGATCACGACGCATCTAGCCGACCTCGGCGCCGAGGTCATCAAAGTGGAATCACCGTCCGGCGACTACGTTCGCGATATGACCTGGCCGATCATCAACGGCGTGTCGCTTTTCCACCTGCACATCAGCCGCGGCAAGAA